The genomic DNA GTTACTTTTGTACGGGATGGAAGCGAGGATCTCGACATGCTTCGCACCGTGAGTGTGCTGAAAAGCTTTGCCTGGGTCACGATGATCCGTGATCTGCGCGTGCAGCGGCTGCAAAAACGGAGTGAATGGATGCTCAGACGGCTGTGGCTGGCTTTTCTCGATCCAGAGACATCCAAGTCCATTATTCCGAGTGATTGGCTTCAACGCTTTGAACGTGACCAGGGCAAGGCAAAACCGATTTGGACATGGGAGCATATGGTCATTGATTATATTGCAGGGATGACCGATGCTTTTGCCGAGAAAATCTATAATGAGCTGTACGGTTTGAAGGTGGGTTCCATTTATGATCTGGACTAACACTTCATGCTGAACCCTATATAGTAGAAGAAACTGGTTTTTAAGTATGGAAAAGAAGGGGGGATGTCTATGGGTTCCCAGTCTATACCTGCCAAATCACTGATGCTGGGGGTACTCGATATGGTGCCGTTGTTGCCCGGAAATCGACCGGAGCAGGCCGTTCAATGGGCAGGAGAGCTGGCAAGACGTGCGGAAGCATGGGGCTATACGCGCTACTGGACCTCGGAGCATCACGATATGAAGGGGCTGGCTTCCTCCAGTCCGGAAGTGCTGCTGGCTCACATCGGGGCAGTGACCCGGCAAATCAAGCTGGGGGCAGGCGCTATTTTGCTTCCGCATTATAGTCCGGTCAAGGTCGCAGAATGGTTTCATCTGCTGGCGGCTCTATATCCGGGCAGAGTCGAGTTGGGTCTCGGGAGAGCACCCGGTGGAGGGCCACATGCGTCGATGGCGCTGAGCGGCAACTTTCTCCAGCATGTGGCTGAACTGCCACAGACGATGGAAGCGTTGCTGGCTTTGCTGGAAGGCACATACGAGTATGAGCAGGTGTCCGTGTTTGCCCGCCCGATGCCTGAACAGCCACCTGCGCTGTGGATGCTGGGTACAAACCGTAAAAGTGCCGAATACGCCGCACGGTATGCAACTGGCTATGTGTTCGGTCAATTTATGAGTGAGCAGGATACGGGAGAAATGCTGAGCATGTACCGTTCCGGCTTTCAGCCGTCCAAACGAATGGACAAGCCGCGTACGATGGTTGCTGTAGGAGCCATATGCGCCTCAACGGATGAACAGGCGCAGCGGTGGGCTGCACAGATTACGATGGGTGACCCTGCGATGCGGGCTAATTGGCTGGTGGGAACACCAGCGGATGTTGCCGAACGGTTGCACAGCTTGCAGGTTGAGTACGATAATGATGAATTTTTGCTGGTCACACCCATTCCAGATTATGAGCAGCGGCTTCAATCCTACCGCCTTATAGCGGAGGCGATAAAGTCTAGCTGTGATTCCAAATGAAAAGAGATCTGACATGAACCGACATGAAATCAATAGTTCTGCTATGAATATGCAAAGATACATATATACCTATGCGTGTCATGAAACCGAGCGAGAGCTGTGTCTTTTGGAGTTGAAAAGCCTGTTTGGTCAGCCACCTGCGCATGATTCCATGCTGTTGTCCCATCGGCGGTTAGAGCCTGGCACCAGCCCGTTCATCCATCTTCGGCTGAATGTGACCGCAGATGCGGGTACGTTGGATGAGCTGTGCGAAGCAGCTTCCGCAATTCACCTTGAAGAAGGAAAGACCTTCAAGGTTCTGTGCCTTAAGGAAGGCGACAACGTGGCCGACTATGACGAGCGACGCGGTATAGAAAGACGCATTGGCGCACGTATTCGAGGACAGGCGCAAATGAAAGGACCGGATGTCACCCTGGGTGTCATACGGGTAGGAGAGCGGTGGCTGCTCGGCAAGTGCATATACAGCGACAGATCATGGCTGGAGCGCCGTCATAAGCCGCAAAACTATTC from Paenibacillus sp. FSL R10-2782 includes the following:
- a CDS encoding MsnO8 family LLM class oxidoreductase; the encoded protein is MGSQSIPAKSLMLGVLDMVPLLPGNRPEQAVQWAGELARRAEAWGYTRYWTSEHHDMKGLASSSPEVLLAHIGAVTRQIKLGAGAILLPHYSPVKVAEWFHLLAALYPGRVELGLGRAPGGGPHASMALSGNFLQHVAELPQTMEALLALLEGTYEYEQVSVFARPMPEQPPALWMLGTNRKSAEYAARYATGYVFGQFMSEQDTGEMLSMYRSGFQPSKRMDKPRTMVAVGAICASTDEQAQRWAAQITMGDPAMRANWLVGTPADVAERLHSLQVEYDNDEFLLVTPIPDYEQRLQSYRLIAEAIKSSCDSK
- a CDS encoding methyltransferase domain-containing protein encodes the protein MNRHEINSSAMNMQRYIYTYACHETERELCLLELKSLFGQPPAHDSMLLSHRRLEPGTSPFIHLRLNVTADAGTLDELCEAASAIHLEEGKTFKVLCLKEGDNVADYDERRGIERRIGARIRGQAQMKGPDVTLGVIRVGERWLLGKCIYSDRSWLERRHKPQNYSTGLPVLVAKALVNLAVKGIAAQGIDAGRLKLLDPCCGMGNVMIEALSMGKDIRGCDINPLAVRGARVNLRHFGYEEDRVKLGDMNLLEGTYDAAILDMPYNLCSVLPADEQKQMLRSLRRLAARAVVVSTEPMAALLSKSGWTLTEQCRIHKTGMSREIWICE